In the genome of Lysobacter sp. BMK333-48F3, the window TGCAGGCCAACGCGCTCGGCGAGACCTACGACAAGTTCAAGGGCTGGGACGTGGGCGACATCGTCGCCGCCGAAGGTCCGCTGACCCGGACCAAGACCGGCGAGCTGTCGGTCAAGGCCGAGTCGCTGCGCCTGCTGACCAAGGCCCTGCGTCCGCTGCCGGACAAGTTCCACGGCCTCAGCGACGTCGAACAGCGCTACCGCCAGCGCTACGTCGACCTGATCGTCTCGCCGGACGCGCGCGAAGTGTTCGTCAAGCGCTCCAAGATCATCCGCGCGATGCGCGCCTGGCTCGACGCGCGCCGCTTCCTGGAAGTGGAAACGCCGATGATGCATTACATCCCCGGCGGCGCCGCGGCCAAGCCCTTCGTCACCCACCACAACGCGCTCGACCTGGAGCTGTACCTGCGGGTGGCGCCGGAGCTGTACCTCAAGCGCCTGGTGGTCGGCGGCCTGGAGCGGGTCTACGAGATCAACCGCAATTTCCGCAACGAGGGCGTGTCGACCCGGCACAACCCCGAGTTCACCATGCTCGAGCTGTACGAGGCCTACGCCACCTACACCGAGATCATGGACCTGACCGAGGCGGTGATCCGCCATGCCGCGCAGGACGTGCTCGGCGCGACCCAGGTCGAATGGGACGGCAGCGCCATCGACCTGGGGCCGCGGTTCCGTCGCTGGTCGATGACCGACGCGGTGCTCGAGCACAACCCGGAGATCAAGCGTGAGGAACTGCGCGACCTCGCCGCCATGCGCGCTCACTGCGCGCGACTGAAGATCGGGGTCAAGCCGTCCTACGGCTGGGGCAAGCTGCTGCTGGAGATCTTCGAGAAGACCGTCGAGCACACCCTGATCCAGCCGACCTTCATCACCGACCACCCGGTCGAGGTCAGCCCGCTGGCGCGCGCCAACGACCTGGACCCGGAGCTGACCGACCGCTTCGAGCTGTTCATCGGCGGCAAGGAACTGGCCAACGGCTTCTCCGAGCTCAACGATCCGGAAGACCAGGCCGCGCGCTTCCAGGCCCAGGTCGACCAGAAGGAGGGCGGCGACGACGAGGCCATGCACTACGACGCCGACTACATCCGCGCGCTGGAAGTCGGCCTGCCGCCGACCGGCGGCCTGGGCATCGGCATCGATCGCCTGGTGATGATGCTGACCGGCAGTTCCTCGATCCGCGACGTGCTGCTGTTCCCCTACATGCGCCCGGAAGCCGGCGGCTGAGCCGGCGACCAACGCAAGGCGCAGCCGAAAACGGCCGGCATTCGCTGGCCGTTTTCGTTGTGGGCTTGCGTAGAAAACGTGATGAACCGCGCGCATTGCGACTGCGGACTGCGCGCCGCAGGCTCGCGGCGGTTTCTAATGAGGTGTTCCAGGTTTGCCACTTGGGACCTTAGACGGCTGTCACGGGCAACGCGTCGGAGTATGCTCGCGGATCGGCCGCCACAGGGGGCGGCCCTACTACGGATACCGGTGTGAACGTCGTTATCGTCGATGACCAAACGTCCGCGCGGACCATGCTGCGCCACATCATCGAGGACATAGCGCCCGAGTTGTCGGTGCACGATTTCGGCGAACCCGAGGCCGCGCTCGCCTGGTGCGAAACGCACCAGCCCGACCTGTTGCTGCTCGATTACCGCATGCCCGGGATCGACGGCCTGGAATTCGCGCGCCGTTTCCGCCGCCTGCCGATGCACCGCGACATCCCGATCATCCTGGTCACCGTGGTCGGCGACGAGCCGGTGCGCCAGGCCGCGCTGGAAGCGGGGGTGATCGACTTCCTGGTCAAGCCGGTGCGCCCGCGCGAGCTGCGCGCGCGTTGCCGCAACCTGCTGCAGTTGCGCCAGCAGTCCGAGAACGTCA includes:
- the lysS gene encoding lysine--tRNA ligase produces the protein MTDNDLPPIDENHLIAERRGKLKALREEGIAFPNDFRRGDFVGDLQAQFVDAEAWSQEALDARGQRVAVAGRILLKRVMGKASFVQIQDESGRIQLFLQANALGETYDKFKGWDVGDIVAAEGPLTRTKTGELSVKAESLRLLTKALRPLPDKFHGLSDVEQRYRQRYVDLIVSPDAREVFVKRSKIIRAMRAWLDARRFLEVETPMMHYIPGGAAAKPFVTHHNALDLELYLRVAPELYLKRLVVGGLERVYEINRNFRNEGVSTRHNPEFTMLELYEAYATYTEIMDLTEAVIRHAAQDVLGATQVEWDGSAIDLGPRFRRWSMTDAVLEHNPEIKREELRDLAAMRAHCARLKIGVKPSYGWGKLLLEIFEKTVEHTLIQPTFITDHPVEVSPLARANDLDPELTDRFELFIGGKELANGFSELNDPEDQAARFQAQVDQKEGGDDEAMHYDADYIRALEVGLPPTGGLGIGIDRLVMMLTGSSSIRDVLLFPYMRPEAGG